GTACACGGTGCACGACGAGCTGACCGGCGACGAGTGGACCTGGGGCGAGCACAACTACGTCCGGCTCCCACCCGAGCAGCCGGCCCACATCCTGAGCGTGAAGGAGCACACGTGAGCGTGGCGGAGTCGACCGTCCTCAACGACGAGCCCGAGTGGTTCCGGACCGCGGTCTTCTACGAGGTCCTGGTCCGGTCGTTCCGCGACTCGAACGCCGACGGCACCGGCGACTTCCGCGGCCTCACCGAGAAGCTCGACTACCTGCAGTGGCTCGGCGTCGACTGCCTGTGGGTGCCGCCGTTCTTCAGCTCGCCGCTGCGCGACGGCGGGTACGACGTCGCCGACTACACCGGGATCCTCCCCGAGATCGGCACGGTCGACGACTTCCACGCCTTCCTCGACGCGGCACACGAGCGTGGGATCCGCGTGATCATCGACTTCGTCATGAACCACACGAGCGACGCGCACCCGTGGTTCCAGGCGTCGCGCAGCGACCCCGACGGGCCCTACGGCGACTTCTACGTGTGGTCCGACACCGACGAGCTCTACCAGGACGCGCGGATCATCTTCGTCGACACCGAGCCCTCGAACTGGACGTGGGACCAGGCCCGCGGCCAGTACTACTGGCACCGCTTCTTCCACCACCAGCCGGACCTCAACTTCGACAACCCGGCGGTCCACGACGCGATGCTGGAGGCGATGGCCTTCTGGCTCGACATGGGCCTCGACGGCTTCCGGCTCGACGCGGTTCCCTACCTCTACGAGCGGCCCGGCACCAACGGCGAGAACCTGCCGGAGACGCACGACTTCCTCAAGAAGGTCCGCAAGTTCGTCGACGACAACTACCCCGGCCGGGTCCTGCTCTGCGAGGCGAACCAGTGGCCGACCGAGGTCGTGCAGTACTTCGGCGACCCGGAGGTCGGCGGCGACGAGTGCCACATGGCGTTCCACTTCCCCGTGATGCCGCGCATCTTCATGGCCGTGCGTCGCGAGTCCCGCTTCCCGATCTCGGAGATCATGGAGCAGACGCCGCCGATCCCGTCCGGCTGCCAGTGGGGCATCTTCCTGCGCAACCACGACGAGCTGACGCTCGAGATGGTGACCGACGAGGACCGTGACTACATGTGGGGCGAGTACGCCAAGGACCCCCGCATGAAGGCCAACATCGGCATCCGCCGCCGGCTCGCCCCGCTGCTCGACAACGACACCAACCAGATCGAGCTGTTCACCGCGCTGCTGCTGTCGCTGCCCGGGTCGCCCGTCCTGTACTACGGCGACGAGATCGGCATGGGCGACAACATCTGGCTCGGCGACCGCGACGGCGTCCGGACGCCGATGCAGTGGACGCCGGACCGCAACGCCGGCTTC
Above is a genomic segment from Nocardioides aromaticivorans containing:
- the treS gene encoding maltose alpha-D-glucosyltransferase; this encodes MSVAESTVLNDEPEWFRTAVFYEVLVRSFRDSNADGTGDFRGLTEKLDYLQWLGVDCLWVPPFFSSPLRDGGYDVADYTGILPEIGTVDDFHAFLDAAHERGIRVIIDFVMNHTSDAHPWFQASRSDPDGPYGDFYVWSDTDELYQDARIIFVDTEPSNWTWDQARGQYYWHRFFHHQPDLNFDNPAVHDAMLEAMAFWLDMGLDGFRLDAVPYLYERPGTNGENLPETHDFLKKVRKFVDDNYPGRVLLCEANQWPTEVVQYFGDPEVGGDECHMAFHFPVMPRIFMAVRRESRFPISEIMEQTPPIPSGCQWGIFLRNHDELTLEMVTDEDRDYMWGEYAKDPRMKANIGIRRRLAPLLDNDTNQIELFTALLLSLPGSPVLYYGDEIGMGDNIWLGDRDGVRTPMQWTPDRNAGFSAATPGKLHLPTIQDPVYGYQSVNVEAQLENPSSLLHWTRRMIHIRRQHDAFGLGTFEDLGGSNPTVLSYVRELPKADGRDDVILCVNNLSRFPQPVELDLRKFEGRVPVELIGGVPFPAIGELPYLLTLSGHGFYWFRLTDPDTTGRPVL